The following proteins come from a genomic window of Oscillatoria sp. FACHB-1407:
- a CDS encoding photosystem II protein, Psb35-related, whose amino-acid sequence MTILIALFIVGWVAVALLGTQAYFRGEQSKPIHERNWRSEGFEKLSQSITGSELDYGDRVYAYSGMDAYASRNLPNG is encoded by the coding sequence ATGACTATCCTGATCGCTTTATTTATTGTCGGTTGGGTCGCTGTTGCTCTACTGGGCACCCAGGCTTACTTCCGGGGCGAGCAGTCGAAGCCAATCCATGAGCGCAACTGGCGTTCTGAGGGATTTGAAAAGCTATCTCAGTCCATCACGGGGTCTGAACTGGACTATGGCGATCGCGTCTACGCTTACTCCGGAATGGATGCTTACGCGAGCCGCAACCTACCTAATGGCTAA